GCGCTGGTCTTCGTCGGCGCCTACATCCCCTACCTCGGCGCCTTCGTGTCCGGCGCGGTCGCGGTGCTGGTCGCGCTCGCCGACCGTGGCTTCGTGATCGCGCTGTGGGCGCTCGGCGCGGTGCTGGCCGTGCAGCTGCTGGAGGGGCACGTGCTCCAGCCGGTCATCCAGAGCCGCACCGTGCAGATGCATCCGGCGGTGGTGATGGTCACGATCACCGCGGGCGCGTCCGTCGCCGGGATCCTCGGGATGCTGCTCGCCGTACCGCTGACCGCGGCCGCGTTCGGAGTCGTCCACGAGCTGCGGGACCGCTACGCCGCCTCCGCCCCCTCGGACTCGTAGAGCTCGAACCAGATGCTCTTGCCCTCGCCGCGCGGGTCGACGCCCCAGGCGTGCGCCAGCAGTTCGATCAGCATCAGACCGCGCCCGGAGGACGCCAGCTCGCCGGGCCGCCGCTTGTGCGGCAGGTCGTCGCCGGCGTCGGTGACCTCGACCCGCATCCGCCGGTCGCCGCCCTCCCCGGTGACCTCGGCGACCAGCAGCGCGTCGGCGTCGGTGTGCACGAGGACGTTGGTCAGCATCTCGGACAGCAGCAGCACCGCCGAGTCGACCTGGTCGGCCGACGCCCAGTCGTGGAGGAGTTCGCGCAGCAGCCGGCGGGCGGCGGCGACCTTCTCCGGCTCGGCCTGGGCGACGGTCAGCATGGTGCGCCGTACCGTCGGGCGGGCGGTGACCGGGCCGCCGCAGCCCTCGCCCGGCCGGCACAGCAGCAGGACGGCGATGTCGTCCTCCCGGCGGTCGGCGAGCGGGCCGGGGGTGTGGTGGGAGGAGGGGCCGTGCACCGCCTGGACCAGGGCGTCGGCCAGTTCCTCCAGGTCGCCGGTGTGCTGCTCCAGGGTGGCGCGGATGCGTTTCCAGCCGGTCTCCAGGTCGTGGCCGCCGGTCTCGATCAGCCCGTCGGTGCAGATCAGCATGGTCTCACCGGGTTCCAGGACGAGCCGGGTGGTGGGGTAGTCGGCGTCCGGGTCGATGCCGAGCGGCAGCCCGCCGGCGGTGGGCCGGGTGAGGACCGTGCCGTCGGCCATCCGGATCGCCGGGTCGGGGTGCCCGGCACGGGCGATCTCCAGCACCCCGGACAGCGGGTCCGCCTCGACGTAGAGGCAGGTCGCGAAGCGCAGCTCGCCGGGATCGTCGGCCGCCGCGCACATGCCGTGCAGGAAGCGGGAGGCGCGGGAGAGGACCGCGTCGGGCCGGTGGCCCTCCGAGGCGTAGGCGCGCAGCGCTATCCGCAGCTGGCCCATCAGGCCGGCCGCGCGCACATCGTGCCCCTGCACGTCGCCGATGGTCAGCGCGAACCGGCCGGACGGCAGCGGGATCATGTCGTACCAGTCGCCGCCGACCTGGAGCCCGCCGCCGGTCGGCACATAGCGGGCGGCCAGCCTCATGCCGGGAATCTCGGGGCCCAGCGTGGGCAGCATGGAGCGCTGGAGGCCGTCGGTCAGCTCCCGCTGGGTCTCGGCGGCACCGGCCCGGGACAGGGCCTGGGCGAGCATCCGGGCCACGGTGGTCAGCACCGACCGCTCGTCGGGGGTGAACCGCACCGGGTAGGCGAACCCCGCCATCCAGGCGCCCATGGTGCGCCCGGCCACGGTCAGCGGCAGGAACGCCCACGACCGGCGGCCGAACTGCTCGGCGAGCGGCCAGGTGAGCGGGTAGCGCTCCTTGTACTGCTGGGGCGAGGACAGGTAGACCGCGCGGCCGGTGCGCACCACCTCCGCCGCCGGGTAGTCGGTGTCGAGGGACATGTCCGTGAAGCGGCTCTCGTCGCCCGGCTCGTGCCCGTGGTGGCCGATGATCGTCAGCCGGTCGCCCTGCACGCCGAAGACGGCCAGCCCGTCCGGCGAGAAGCCCGGCATGGCCAGTCCGGCGGCGACCCGCAGCACCTCCTCGGTGGACCGCGCCTCGGCCAGCGCCCGGCCCGCGTCCAGCAGGAACGCCTCCCGGGAGCGCCGCCAGTCGCCGGTGACCGCGTTGCGCCCCGCGGGGGTGCCCGGGGAGGGCTCGGTCACCTCCTGGAGGGTGCCGATCAGCTCGTAGGCCCGGCGCTCGGGGTCGAAGGACGGCCTCATCCGGCTGCGGGTCAGCCGGATGACCCGGCCGCGCTCGTCCATGATCCGTACCCGCACCTCGGCGAGGGTGCCCTCCGCGGTGGCCAGGCCGACGACGCTGACGATCTCGTTCCAGTCGACCGGGTGCAGCCGGGAGCGCACCTGGGCCTCCGTGAGGGTGACCGGTTCCGGGGGCAGCCCGAGCAGCCGAGCGGCCTCGGCGTCCACCGTGACCCTGCTCGTGTCCGTGTCCCACTGCCACAGGCCGGTCGCGAGGGCGGCGAGGACCTGTCCCACGGCGGGCAGCGGCTCAGCAGTGCGCATTGCCCCACTTTAGGAAAAGGTGTTCGGAACGTGCCACCGATGGACGGCGCCGGCAATCGGGCCGGGCGATCCCGGCATGGCCGGTACCCTGGGAAAGTCCGGGCACCGGGCCCCGGAGATTCCCGATCCGCGAAGACTGGATGAACGACGATGCATCGGTACAGGTCCCACACCTGCGGCGAGCTCCGCGCCTCTGACGTCGGCACCGACGTCCGGCTGAGTGGCTGGCTGCACAATCGGCGCGACCTGGGCGGCATCCTCTTCATCGACCTGCGCGACCACTACGGCATCACGCAGCTGGTCGCCCGTCCCGGCACCCCCGCCTACGAGGCGCTGGACAAGGTCTCCAAGGAGTCCACGGTCCGCGTCGACGGCAAGGTCGTCTCACGCGGCACCGAGAACGTGAACCCGGACCTGCCCACCGGTGAGGTCGAGGTCGAGGTCGGCGAGGTCGAGCTGCTCGGCGCCGCCGCCCCGCTGCCCTTCACGATCAACACCGAGGACGGCGTCAACGAGGAGCGCCGCCTGGAGCACCGCTTCCTCGACCTGCGGCGCGAGCGCATGCACCGCAACATCATGCTGCGCACGGCGGTCATCTCCGCCATCCGGCACAAGATGACCGCGCTGGGCTTCAACGAGATGGCGACGCCGATCCTGTCCGCGACCTCCCCCGAGGGCGCCCGCGACTTCGTCGTCCCCTCCCGCCTGCACCCGGGCAAGTTCTACGCCCTCCCGCAGGCGCCCCAGCAGTTCAAGCAGCTGCTGATGATCTCCGGCTTCGACCGCTACTTCCAGATCGCGCCCTGCTTCCGCGACGAGGACGCCCGCGCCGACCGCTCGCCGGGCGAGTTCTACCAGCTCGACGTCGAGATGAGCTTCGTCGAGCAGGAGGACGTCTTCCAGCCGATCGAGAAGCTCATGACCGAGCTGTTCACCGAGTTCGGCGGGGGCCGTGAGGTCACCTCCCCGTTCCCGCGGATCCCGTTCCGCGAGGCGATGCTGAAGTACGGCTCCGACAAGCCGGACCTGCGCGCCAAGCTGGAGCTGGTCGACATCACGGACGTCTTCGAGGCGTCCGAGTTCAAGGCGTTCGCCGGCAAGCACGTGCGCGCGCTGCCGGTCCCGGCCGTCCAGGACCAGCCCCGGAAGTTCTTCGACCAGCTCGGCGACTTCGCGGTGACGCTCGGCGCCAAGGGCCTGGCCTGGGTGCGCGTGGGCGAGGACGGCCAGCTCTCCGGCCCGATCGCCAAGTTCCTCACCGAGGAGAACGTCAAGGTCCTCACCGAGCGCCTCGGCCTGGAGGCCGGTCACGCCGTGTTCTTCGGCGCCGGCGAGTTCGACGAGGTCTCCAAGATCATGGGCGCGGTGCGGGTCGAGGCCGCCAAGCGGGCCGGGCACTTCGAGGAGAACGTCTTCCGCTTCTGCTGGATCGTCGACTTCCCGATGTACGAGAAGGACGAGGAGACCGGCGCGATCGACTTCTCGCACAACCCGTTCTCCATGCCGCAGGGCGGCCTGGAGGCCCTGGAGACCCAGGACCCGCTGGACATCCTCGGCTGGCAGTACGACATCGTCTGCAACGGTGTCGAGCTGTCCTCCGGCGCGATCCGCAACCACGACCCGGAGATCATGCTCAAGGCCTTCGAGATCGCGGGCTACGACCGGGACACCGTGGAGGAGAAGTTCGCGGGCATGCTCCGCGCCTTCCGCTTCGGCGCCCCGCCGCACGGCGGCATCGCCCCGGGCGTCGACCGCATCGTCATGCTCCTCGCGGACGAGCCCAACATCCGCGAGACCATCGCCTTCCCGCTCAACGGCAACGCCCAGGACCTGATGATGGGCGCGCCGACCGAGCTGGAGGAGGCGCGGCTGAAGGAGCTGCACCTGTCGGTGCGCAAGCCGCAGCCCAAGTAGTCCGTCCGACGGAAGGGCCCGGAACCGAGCGAGGTTCCGGGCCCTTCCGTGTGTGCGGCGGTGCCGCCGGTCCGTGTCAGAGGAGCCTGAGCAGGCCCTTGCCGCCCAGCCAGCCGTCGGTTTGTGCCATGCCGAGTGTTTCCAGGGTGAAGACGCGGCTGCCGGTGCCGGTCGGGCGGGAGGTGCCGCCGGGCAGTGTGAAGACTGCGCCGTTGCCGTTGTTCTCGCCGGCCGCGCCGATGATGAGTTCCGGCCTGCCGTCGCGGTTCAGGTCGCCGGCGGAGAGCGTGGTGCCGAAGAAGTCGCCGGTCTCGTTGCTGCTGGGGATGGCGGTGGTGTCCTGGTGGTAGGAGTAGCCGCCGGTGCCGAGGGCGCCCGAGCGGCGGCCGGGGATCACGGTGACGGTGCCGGTGCGTTCCGCCGTGCCGACGGCCTCGTACGGTGCGCCGATCACGATCTCGGCGGCGCCGTCCCGGTTGAGGTCGGCCACGGTGAGGGCGGCGCCGAAGGTGTCGCCCTTCTCGCCGGTGCCGGGGACGCCCGTGGTTTCCTGGGTGATCACTTCGGGGATCTGCGTGTGGGTGATGCCGTTCTTCGAGCCGCGGTAGACGAGCACGCGTCCGCCGGTCTCGCCGTCGATGCCCGGTGTCACGGGTTCCAGGGGGTCGCCGACCACGAGGTCGGCGTAGCCGTCGCCGTTGACGTCTCCGGTGGCGGCGATCAGCCCGTTGCCGTTCTTCAGCGGCCCGGTCCACGTCGCGGTGCCGCCGTGGTTGACCATGATCGGGCTGCCGCTCAGCTCGGGCCGGAGCGCGCCGAAAGCCACCTGGTCGGGGCTGCCGCTGCGGTTGAAGTCACCGAGCGCAACCGAGCCGACGGCGTTGTCGGTCCGGGTTTGGACCTGTGAACCGACGGAACCGCCGCTGGTGAACGGGCCCTTGAAGACGGTCGTCCACCGGGCGCCGCCGATGAGGATCTTGGTCTTCGAGCCCGACCCCATGCTGAGCGCGGCCACGTCGAGGCCGTTGTCGTCCTCGTACGACGACGACAGCGGCAGCCTGGTGCCCTTCGCCAGACCGTTCCTGCTTCCCCAGATCACGGTGACCTGCCGCTCCGCGATGCTGTCCGGTGAGCCGACGACCAGGTCGGCGTATCCGTCACGGTTCAGGTCGGCCGTCGCCGTGGTGGTGCCGAACCGGTCCCGCTCGAACGGGTGCCCGGGGATACTGGGCGTCGCCTCCGTGATCGTCTGCCGCCGGCTCTTCGCCGAGACGCCGTTCGCCGAGCCGTACAGCACGACGACGGCCCCCGCCTGCGGGGCGTTGCCGTACTCCTCGACAGCGGCCCCCGGCACCGGCAGCACCAGGTCGCGGTAGCCGTCGCCGTTGAAGTCCCCCGGTACCGCTCCGTGCACGGCGGCGGCCGGCGCGGCGGGCAGCAGCGTTCCCGCGATCACCGCGGCGGCCGCGACCACTGCCGCACTCCCTCTGCGCATGTAAGTCCCCTTCCTCGACACACGGTCGAAGAAGGGGACCTCTCAGCACCGCGCAGGGTTGTAGCCCTCGGGTCAGATGATCCAGAACAGTCCGAAGCCGCCCAGCCAGCCCTCGTACCACTGGGGCATGCCCAGCGAGTCCAGAGTGAAGGCGCGGCTGCCGGTCCCGGTGGGCCGCTTGCTGCCGCCGGGCATCATGAACACCGCGCCGTTGTAGTGGTTCTCGCAGGCCGCGCCGATGAACAGCTCCGGCCTGCCGTCCCGGTTCACGTCCCCGGCCGACACGGTCGCACCGAAGCAGTCCCGGGTCTCGTTCACGCTGGGCACGCCGGGGGTGTCCTGGTGGAAGGTGTACCCGCCCGCGCCGAGCGGGCCCGAGCGGCGGCCGGGTATCACGGTGACCATGCCCGTACGCCGCACCTCGCCGACCGCCTCGTAGGGCGCGCCGACGACGAGGTCCGCGAGGCCGTCCCGGTTCAGGTCGGCGACCGCGAGGCCCGCGCCGAAGGTGTCGCCCTTCTCGCCCGTGCCGGGCACGCCCGCGGTGTCCTGGCTGATCACCTCGGGCTGCGCGTCCGGCGTGATGCCGTGCGCGGAGCCGCGCCAGATCAGCACCCGGCCGCCCAGTTCGCCGTCGACGCCCGGGGTCCAGGGCGTCAGCGGGTCGCCCACCACCAGGTCGGTGTAGCCGTCGCCGTTGACGTCACCGGTCGCGGCGATGAAGCCGTTGCCCTTCTCCAGCACCGTCCCGGTGGGGGCACCGGTCTGGTTCAGCCGGATGTCGCTGCCGGTGACGTCGGTCCGGCGGGCGCCGAAGTCCACCTGGTCGGGCGTGCCGTCCCGGTCGAAGTCGCCCAGGGCCACCGATCCGACCAGGCCGTACTCGTGCGGGGTCTGCACCGCCGAGCCGTAGCTGCCGGAGCTGCTGAAGGGACCCCTGAAGACGACGGTCCCGAGGTCCGAGCCGACCATCACCTGGGTCTTCGCGCCGGGTCCGGTGCTGAGCGCCGCCACGTCCGTGCCGTAGGACTCGGTGTAGGACGGCGCGGCCAGCAGGGTGCCCTTGCGCAGGCCGTCCTTGCTGCCCCACATCACCGTGACGGTCCCCGCGCGGGAGCCGCCCCAGGGGGCGCTGATCACCAGGTCGGCGTAGCCGTCGCGGTTGAGGTCGGCGGTGGCGGTGGAGGTGCCGAAGCCGCGCGAGTTGTCGACCGGCGCCGGGACGCCGGGCGAGTTCTGGCTGATGACCTGGCGCCGGCTCCCCGACACCCCGGACGAGGAGCCGTACAGCACGACGACGGCGCCCGCCCGGTGCTTGTCACCGAGGTCCGCGCCGGGTATCGGCAGTACCGCGTCGCGGTAGCCGTCCCCGTTGAAGTCGCCGGGTGCCGCCGCGTGGACGGCCGTGGCGGGGGCGGCCGGTGCCAGCAGCCCCGCGATCAGTCCGGCGGCCACCAGGGCGGCCGCCTTCCATCTGCCCATGTCTGTCCCCTTTCCCCACGCACTGTTGGAGAAGGGGACATGTCACGGCCTCAGTTGGTTGTACCGTCACCGGCGTCGAGGAGCCTGAGCAGGCCCTTGCCGCCCAGCCAGCCGTCGGTCTGGGCCATGCCGAGTGTTTCCAGGGTGAAGACGCGGCTGCCGGTGCCGGTCGGGCGGGAGGTGCCGCCGGGCAGTGTGAAGACTGCGCCGTTGCCGTTGTTCTCGCCGGCCGCGCCGATGATGAGTTCCGGCCTGCCGTCGCGGTTCAGGTCGCCGGCGGAGAGCGTGGTGCCGAAGAAGTCGCCGGTCTCGTTGCTGCTGGGGATGGCGGTGGTGTCCTGGTGGTAGGAGTAGCCGCCGGTGCCGAGGGCGCCCGAGCGCCGGCCGGGGATCACGGTGACGGTGCCGGTGCGCTCGGTCGTGCCGACGGCCTCGTACGGCGCGCCGATCACGATCTCGGCGGCGCCGTCCCGGTTGAGGTCGGCCACGGTGAGGGCGGCGCCGAAGGTGTCGCCCTTCTCGCCGGTGCCGGGGACGCCCGTGGTTTCCTGGGTGATCACTTCGGGGATCTGCGTGTGGGTGATGCCGTTCTTCGAGCCGCGGTAGACGAGCACGCGGCCTCCGGTCTCGCCGTCGATGCCCGGTGTCACGGGTTCGAGCGGGTCGCCGACCACGAGGTCGGTGTAGCCGTCGCCGTTGACGTCTCCGGTGGCGGCGATCAGTCCGTTGCCGTTCTTCAGCGGCCCGGTCCACGTCGCGGTGCCGCCGTGGTTGACCATGATCGGGCTGCCGCTCAGCTCGGGCCGGAGCGCTCCGAAGGCCACCTGGTCGGGGCTGCCGCTGCGGTTGAAGTCACCGAGCGCCACCGAGCCGACGGAGCCGTCGGTCCGGGTCTCGACGCTCGATCCGAACGAGCCGTCCTTGGCGAACGGGCCCTTGTAGACGGTCGTCCACACGTCGGCGCCGACCAGGATCTTGGTCCTGGAGCCGGCTCCCAGGCCGGCCGCGGCCAGGTCGAGGCCGTAGTCGCCCTGGTGCAGGTTCTGCGGCAGCCGGGTGCCCTTGGTCAGGCCGTCCCTGCTTCCCCAGAGGACCGTGACCTGCTCGTGCGCTTCGCTGTGCGGGGAGCCTACGACCAGGTCGGCGTATCCGTCGCGGTTCAGGTCGGCCGTCGCCGTGGTGGTGCCGAACCGGTCCCAGGCGTCCAGGCGCCCGGGAACGCCGGGCGAGTCCTCGGTGATGGTCTGTCGCCGGCTGACCGAGGAGACACCCCGGGACGAGCCGTACACCACGACGACGGCACCCGCCCATTGGGCGCCCTGGAGGCTCGCACCCGGCACCGGCAGCACCAGGTCCCGGTACCCGTCGCCGTTGAAGTCCCCCGGTACCGCCCCGTGCACGGCGGCGGCCGGCATGGCCGGCACCATCGTCCCCGCGATCACCGCGGCGGCCACGACCGCGGCCGCGCTCCCTCTGCGCATGGGTGTCCCCCTTCGTCGACGCATGATCGAGAAAGGGGACCACTCAGCGTCCCGGAGGGTTGTACGGGCTCACAGCGCGCCGCTCAGCGGGCGACGAACTGGGTGAGGATCGCCTGGACCTCGTAGATGTCGACGCCCTTGGTGAAGGTCTTGGTGATCGGCATCTGGCTGCCGGAGAGCCAGATCTTCAGCTCGGCGTCGAGGTCGAAGGTGCCGGCGGTCTCCACCGCGAAGTGGGTGATGCTGCGGTAGGGGATCGAGTGGTACTCGGTCTTCTTGCCGGTGATGCCCTGCTTGTCGACCAGGATCAGCCGGCGGTCGGTGAACAGGATGGTGTCGCGGATCAGCAGGTAGGCGGCGTGCACCTGCTCGCCGTGGCCCAGCAGCCGGGCGTAGTCCTGGGACGCCTGCGCCGGGTCGATGGCGTGCGCGTTGCCGAAAAGAGCCATGAAAGTGGACCCCCCACTCGGATGTCACACGAAGGGCTTCATGTGATCTTGGCCAGATATACCTGGTGAGTGAGGGGTCCGAGAAGGGCTGTTACGCGGCTGTTTCCCCGCCGAAGCGCTCCTTGTACGCGGCCAGGTCGTCATCCGTCAGCTTGGCGAACAGGACCGGCGGGACGGTGAAGGGCGTGCCGGCCGGGACCGAGGCCAGCGCCTTCGCCTCCTCCTGGGCGACCCAGGTGGCGGTGTCGCCGGTGAGGGAGAAGGCCTGGCGCATCGCCGCGGAGGTGGCCGGGATGAAGGGCTCGGAGACCACCGCGTACAGGTGGATGAGGTTCATCGCCGTGCGCAGGGTGAGCGCCGCGCCGTCCTTGTTCGTCTTGATCTCCAGCCAGGGGGCCTTCTCCTCCAGGTAGGAGTTGCCCGCGGACCACAGGGCGCGCAGCGCGGCGGCGGCCTTGCGGAACTGGAGGGCCTCCATCTGCTGCTCGTACTCGGCGAGCAGCCGGGCGATCTCCTCGCCGAGGCGCGCCTCCGCCTCGCCGGGCTCGCCGCCCGCCGGGACCTCCTCGCCGAAGCGCTTCCTGGAGAAGGACAGGACGCGGTTGACGAAGTTGCCGAGGGTGTCGGCGAGGTCCTTGTTCACCGTGGCGGTGAAGTGCTCCCAGGTGAACGAGGAGTCGTCGGACTCGGGGGCGTTGGCGATCAGGAAGTAGCGCCAGTAGTCGGCCGGGAGGATGTCCAGCGCCTGGTCGGTGAAGACGCCGCGCTTCTGCGAGGTGGAGAACTTCCCGCCGTAGTACGTCAGCCAGTTGAAGGCCTTGACGTAGTCGACCATCTTCCACGGCTCGCGCACGCCGAGCTCGGTCGCCGGGAACATCACCGTGTGGAACGGGACGTTGTCCTTCGCCATGAACTCGGTGTAGCGGACGGGGTTCTCACCGGAGTCCGCCTCGTACCACCACGACTTCCAGTCCCGGTTCTCCGGGTCCTGGTCCGCCCACTCCTTCGTCGCGCCGATGTACTCGATCGGGGCGTCGAACCAGACGTAGAAGACCTTGCCCTCCGCCGCCAGCTCCGGCCAGGTGTCCGCCGGGACCGGGACACCCCAGTCCAGGTCACGGGTGATGGCGCGGTCGTGCAGGCCCTCGTTCAGCCACTTGCGGGCGATGGAGGAGGCGAGCTGCGGCCAGTCGTCCTCGTGGCGGGCCACCCAGGCCTCGACCTCGTGCTGGAGCTTGGACTGGAGGAGGAAGAGGTGCTTGGTCTCGCGGACCTCCAGGTCCGTGGAGCCGGAGATCGCGGAGCGGGGGTTCAGCAGGTCGGTGGGGTCGAGGACCCGGGTGCAGTTCTCGCACTGGTCGCCGCGCGCCTTGTCGTAGCCGCAGTGCGGGCAGGTGCCCTCGACGTAGCGGTCGGGGAGGAAGCGGCCGTCGGCGGGCGAGTACACCTGGCGGATCGCCCGCTCCTCGATGAAGCCGTTCTCGTTCAGCTTGCGGGCGAAGTGCTGGGTGATCTCGACGTTCTGCTTGCTGGAGCTGCGGCCGAAGTAATCGAACGCGAGTGCGAAACCGTCGTAGACGGCCTTCTGGGCGTCATGGGCCTGCGCGCAGAACTCCGCCACCGGCAGGCCCTGCTCCTTGGCCGCCAGCTCCGCCGGGGTGCCGTGCTCGTCCGTCGCGCAGATGTACAGGACGTCGTGGCCGCGCTGGCGGAGGTACCGGGAGTACACGTCCGCCGGGAGCATGGACCCCACCATGTTGCCCAGGTGCTTGATCCCGTTGATGTACGGAAGGGCGCTGGTGATGAGGTGTCGAGCCATGGCTTGGCTGCTCCCGGGTCGGTTGTTTTGCGAACCTTGAAATCGTAGCCGAGACGGGTGGGCCGCCCGCTTCCCGTTCTGAGGGGTGGGAAGGGGCGGCCCGTCCGTTCAGTCACTCCCTACGGGCGCCAGTTCGCCAGGACGCCCTCGTACAGCTCGGTGTCCGTCAGCTCGCGCGGGGTCGGGCCCGCGTGGAAGAAGGACGTGTTGTCGCCCTTCAGCTTGCGGAGGTAGTCGAACGCCTTGTTGTCATGCTCGCCGAAGGCGACGAAGGCGAAGTGGACGTGGGGGTGGGTCTCCGCGGCCGAGGCCAGCGCCTGGGTGGCCGGGGTCTTCGCGTCCGGGGCCCCGTCCGTCTGGAAGACCACCAGGGCCGGGGTGCCCGGGGCGGCCGTCCTGTCGTGGTGCGCGAGGACCTCCTCCACGGCCACGTGGTAACTGGTACGGCCCATGCGGCCGAGCGTGGCGTGCAGCTCGTCGATCTTGTTCTCGTGGTCGGCGAGGGTCAGCTCGCCGGTGCCGTCCAGCTCCGTGGAGAAGAACGTCACGTGGACCGTGGCCTCGGGGTCGAGGTGCGCCGCGAGGGCGAGGGTCTGCTCGGCGAGGGCCTGGGCGGAGCCGTCCTTGTAGTACGGGCGCATGGACGCGGAGCGGTCCAGGACCAGGTAGAGCCTGGCCCGGGTGCCGGTGAGGCCGGCTTTTCTCAAGGTGGTGGTCGCGGCCTTGTAGGCCGTGGTGAGGCCGGGGGCGCGGGACTTCACCCGGGTGAGGGGGATCGCGGGGGCGGGCTTGGCCTCGGCGTCCGCGTTGCCGCGGGGGGTGTCGGCGGCTGAGGGTGCGGCCTCGGCGTCCGCGCTGCCGCGGGCTGAGGGTGCGGCCTCGGCTTCGCCTTCGACCGGGGTGTTCCCACCCGCACCACCCGTGCCGCTTTCGTCGTCGGGTGCGGGTGGCCCCTGTGGGGGTTCCTCGCCGTCGGCGGCCGCGGGCTCCGGGGTGGCGGCCACCTCCGGCTCCGGCTCGGGCTCGGCCTCTGCCTCCGGCTGCGCCTCGGCCTTCGCCGTGGGCGTCGCTTCAGGTTCGGGGGTCGGCTCGGGCTCGGGCTCGGAGGCGGTGTCGGTTTCCGCCTCTGCCTTCGGCTCCGTCTCCGTCTCCGGTTCCGATGCAGTCTGCTCCACCGGCTCGGGCTCGGGCTCGGGCTCGGACTCCGTTGCCTGGGCCGGCTCCGGGTCGGGCTTCGCCTCCTGCTCGGGGGCGGGCTCCGGCTCGGGGGCGGGCTTCGCCTCCGGCTCCTGCTCGCGGTCCGGCTCGGGCTTCGCCTCC
Above is a genomic segment from Streptomyces glaucescens containing:
- the metG gene encoding methionine--tRNA ligase; the protein is MARHLITSALPYINGIKHLGNMVGSMLPADVYSRYLRQRGHDVLYICATDEHGTPAELAAKEQGLPVAEFCAQAHDAQKAVYDGFALAFDYFGRSSSKQNVEITQHFARKLNENGFIEERAIRQVYSPADGRFLPDRYVEGTCPHCGYDKARGDQCENCTRVLDPTDLLNPRSAISGSTDLEVRETKHLFLLQSKLQHEVEAWVARHEDDWPQLASSIARKWLNEGLHDRAITRDLDWGVPVPADTWPELAAEGKVFYVWFDAPIEYIGATKEWADQDPENRDWKSWWYEADSGENPVRYTEFMAKDNVPFHTVMFPATELGVREPWKMVDYVKAFNWLTYYGGKFSTSQKRGVFTDQALDILPADYWRYFLIANAPESDDSSFTWEHFTATVNKDLADTLGNFVNRVLSFSRKRFGEEVPAGGEPGEAEARLGEEIARLLAEYEQQMEALQFRKAAAALRALWSAGNSYLEEKAPWLEIKTNKDGAALTLRTAMNLIHLYAVVSEPFIPATSAAMRQAFSLTGDTATWVAQEEAKALASVPAGTPFTVPPVLFAKLTDDDLAAYKERFGGETAA
- a CDS encoding VWA domain-containing protein, producing MGILSLLRNAFGRSRKSRQTDPEDAAPQQTGTEPQEPAPSSRPATPERTEPPAQDTVPSPRPATPDEHDLVTAAFDKVTVPTQAGAPEAPSPEEEPQAKAEPRPETERPTEQAPDPEPKPEAKPEPDREQEPEAKPAPEPEPAPEQEAKPDPEPAQATESEPEPEPEPVEQTASEPETETEPKAEAETDTASEPEPEPTPEPEATPTAKAEAQPEAEAEPEPEPEVAATPEPAAADGEEPPQGPPAPDDESGTGGAGGNTPVEGEAEAAPSARGSADAEAAPSAADTPRGNADAEAKPAPAIPLTRVKSRAPGLTTAYKAATTTLRKAGLTGTRARLYLVLDRSASMRPYYKDGSAQALAEQTLALAAHLDPEATVHVTFFSTELDGTGELTLADHENKIDELHATLGRMGRTSYHVAVEEVLAHHDRTAAPGTPALVVFQTDGAPDAKTPATQALASAAETHPHVHFAFVAFGEHDNKAFDYLRKLKGDNTSFFHAGPTPRELTDTELYEGVLANWRP